A window from Dysidea avara chromosome 2, odDysAvar1.4, whole genome shotgun sequence encodes these proteins:
- the LOC136247790 gene encoding deubiquitinase OTUD6B-like — translation MNEQCSFIDSVSRVIVRENFMETKVKKCDPIDQQEGSERQQGTQNKNPPCSDRQDRSVKVKSLEKFDPNGSNNEQETSEGIQAEESLCLESLVRKDKNMQALNLDTHHVSKLQAGVEKPGHISTKKQQCSDQKAIIKTDHTQISHDQETSDVQLVTAYAKPSKYRTIQSILKHLQLKRHTVKGDGSCLYHAIAHQAGLIASSSTGDEVVSNHLRQLTLLAMLNYPAIQLECSLSDQDWQAKRLQVLTTCEWGGDIELRLMAVGLKRDIIVVTDSNLGNVFARKVPHQPPTVPKMKGGIFIPVTSDEPCTSDQSTQIQNCFIIVYNGSNHYNSTLRIL, via the coding sequence ATGAATGAACAGTGCTCTTTTATAGATTCTGTATCCAGAGTAATAGTGCGAGAGAATTTCATGGAAACTAAAGTAAAGAAGTGTGACCCTATTGATCAGCAAGAAGGCAGTGAAAGACAGCAAGGCACGCAGAACAAGAATCCACCTTGTTCAGACAGGCAAGATCGTAGTGTGAAAGTGAAATCTTTGGAGAAGTTTGACCCTAATGGCAGCAACAATGAACAAGAAACTAGTGAAGGAATCCAAGCTGAGGAGAGTCTTTGTTTAGAGTCTTTAGTCAGGAAAGACAAAAATATGCAAGCACTCAATTTGGACACACACCATGTCAGCAAGCTACAAGCTGGTGTAGAAAAGCCTGGTCACATCTCCACCAAGAAACAACAATGTTCTGATCAAAAAGCAATCATCAAGACAGACCATACGCAGATTTCCCATGACCAAGAAACTTCTGATGTGCAGTTAGTGACAGCATATGCCAAGCCATCAAAGTATAGAACTATACAAAGTATTTTAAAACATTTGCAGCTAAAGAGGCATACAGTTAAGGGTGACGGCAGTTGTCTTTACCATGCAATTGCACACCAGGCAGGACTAATTGCAAGCTCCTCTACTGGTGATGAGGTGGTGAGTAACCATCTCAGGCAACTCACCCTTTTGGCAATGCTGAATTACCCTGCTATTCAGCTAGAGTGCTCATTGTCTGACCAAGACTGGCAGGCAAAACGACTGCAAGTGTTGACCACCTGTGAGTGGGGTGGTGATATTGAACTTCGGTTAATGGCGGTTGGCCTTAAGAGAGACATTATAGTGGTCACTGACTCTAATCTTGGAAATGTGTTTGCACGTAAAGTTCCACACCAACCACCAACAGTTCCTAAAATGAAGGGAGGAATTTTTATTCCAGTAACATCTGATGAACCCTGTACCAGTGACCAATCAACACAGATACagaattgttttattattgtgtaCAATGGCAGTAACCATTATAACTCAACTTTACGTATTTTGTAA
- the LOC136247791 gene encoding uncharacterized protein, whose amino-acid sequence MELVSTEDVEKTLDIGIEDERFSGGDLIEFLQGKVAEMSLQLAELQTKHEKSLFRLENIKDENYQINLYTSFPDYDTLFYFYKNILESDAKVMRQWRSGKSKDTYAEEKTGRSHKLPLLEQLFLTLVRLCLGLFEFDIANRFGISQSSVSRITATWINLLFHSLKSLERYPPWHIVKKYMPEAFKEQYPNTRLIIDVTEFGMERPSSLVSQAATFSAYKNKNTVKVLIGIIPSGAIVFVSPTYEGSISDKKLVERSKLLDLLEVGDEIMADKGFDIQDLLAPLGVKLNIPPFLNSGTQFSSDNVLRTKKIARLRIHVERAIGRIKEFRIFQPTIPA is encoded by the coding sequence ATGGAACTTGTGTCAACTGAAGATGTGGAAAAAACTCTAGACATTGGGATAGAAGATGAAAGGTTTTCTGGGGGTGATTTAATTGAATTTTTACAGGGAAAAGTAGCGGAAATGTCACTTCAGCTGGCAGAATTACAAACTAAGCAcgaaaaatctttgtttcgctTGGAAAATATCAAGGATGAGAATTATCAAATCAACCTGTATACCAGCTTTCCAGACTACGACACTCTTTTCTACTTCTATAAAAATATTTTAGAGTCTGATGCAAAGGTTATGCGCCAATGGAGGAGTGGCAAATCGAAGGATACTTATGCTGAAGAAAAGACTGGGAGAAGCCACAAACTTCCCTTGCTAGAGCAGCTCTTTCTAACGCTGGTTAGGCTCTGTTTGGGTCTTTTTGAATTCGACATAGCAAACAGGTTTGGAATATCTCAATCATCTGTTTCTAGAATCACTGCTACGTGGATTAACCTGCTGTTTCACAGTTTGAAAAGCTTGGAGCGTTATCCACCCTGGCATATAGTTAAAAAGTATATGCCAGAAGCTTTTAAGGAGCAGTATCCAAATACTAGGCTGATAATCGATGTTACAGAATTTGGTATGGAGCGCCCATCATCACTAGTTTCCCAAGCTGCCACATTTTCGGCATATAAGAATAAGAATACAGTGAAGGTCCTGATAGGAATCATTCCAAGTGGGGCAATTGTATTTGTATCTCCTACATATGAAGGATCAATATCAGATAAAAAGTTAGTCGAACGCAGCAAGTTATTAGACTTACTTGAAGTTGGTGATGAGATCATGGCCGACAAAGGCTTTGATATACAAGACTTACTTGCACCATTAGGAGTAAAGTTAAACATTCCTCCATTTTTAAATTCAGGAACTCAATTTTCAAGCGATAATGTTTTACGTACAAAGAAGATTGCCCGGTTGAGAATTCATGTTGAGAGAGCCATAGGCCGTATAAAAGAATTCCGGATTTTTCAACCAACCATTCCAGCCTGA